The Punica granatum isolate Tunisia-2019 chromosome 4, ASM765513v2, whole genome shotgun sequence sequence AAGATGGCGTAAGGCTAAGAATAATCAAAggataaataattaagaaaaactgCTAATTGAGGTCGAGAGTGTAGGTCACTGCACCGCGATTGTTTTCACTCAGTTTTTTGTATTAGGCagtggtttaattaatcaattgcTTGACATACATAGTTTATTTAACACTTCTTTTTGTTGGGTTGAAAATGATAATTCTTTGGCTAAATTGgattgatttatttatatgattaAGTTAGCGTATGAAGTAATGCCTTGAAAGTGATTTTACAGAATAATATATAAGCACTAGCTGTTCCGGTAGGCAGGAATTTGCAAAGCCTCTCCTGCAAATGTTAATCACATAACAAATCAAACTGCTCTAGCTATTCTCTAATTTAGTAAATGATTGCCACTTTCCTTATTATTTGTTTAGATTTAGATAATATATCATGATGATAAATCAACGCAAATGGAGCTCCAGAACGACATTTGGTCCATCTGGAGCTCCTGAACTTAAACGTTGAATATATCAAGTGAATTTCCCAGAAAAATTTGGACCAGCTTCTTATGGTCCACATCTTCCTATGTGGTCAGAAGCAAAATCAAACATATTTTTCAGTAGCATATATAACTTCTGGGTTTTGTGTTGCGTACCTAAAAAGTGCTGAATCCCTGATCATCGGAAGCCatcttattatatatgtactcTAAAAATCATAACCACCATGCTCCCTCTTTCACAACAAATCTCCTCGTTCTTCATCTTCCTTTCGATCATACTATGCCTCCCGTATTGCTTCCCTGCCCGAAAGGTCCGCGACCCTGAAGGCAAGGTGAAGAATATTGAGATCGACAGCGCAAACTTGCAGCGGCACAGCTTTTCCAGGCTCACCCATGCAGGCCAGGGTAGCCGCATAAGCGGCATGTCGGAGCTCAAGAGATACTTCCACCGGTTCGGCTATCTACCTCCCCAGTCGGGGTCTAACTTCACTGATGAGTTTGATGCGGAGCTCGAGTCTGCAGTCGCCACATACCAGATGAGGCTGGGGCTGCAGATCACTAGGCAGCTTGACCCGGATACTGTCTTGTCCCTCATGTCCCCGAGGTGCGGGATGAAGGACAAGTTCCCCTCCTCTGTCCATAAGAAGCTGTTCCATGTTACCCGGCACTACACTTTTTTTCAGGGCATGCCAAGGTGGGAACGTCCCCAACCGGTGAGACTCACCTACGGGTTCTCCCCGTACCATGTGATTGACAAGCTCAGCCTGGACGATGTACGAGCGGCCTTCGACCGGGCCTTTGAAAGGTGGGCCCAGGTGATTCCGGTGGAATTCGAAGAATCGCTGGATTATGAAACCGCAGATGTGAGGATTGCATTCTATTTGGGGGACCACGGGGATGGCGAACCCTTTGATGGTGTCCTCGGGATCTTGGGGCACTCGTTCTCGCCCGAGGATGGGAGGCTCCACCTTGACGGGGCGGAGATGTGGGCTGTGGACTTCGGGACTGAGCCGGCACCCAAGGCGGTGGACCTGGAGTCGGTGGCGACGCATGAGATTGGACACATCCTCGGCTTGGGCCACTCTTCGGTCAAGGAGGCTGTGATGTATCCAGTTCTGAAGCCCAGGACCACGAAGCATGACTTGGCTCTAGATGATGTTGAAGGTGTTCAGACTCTGTACGGATCAAACCCCAACTACAAGCTCAACTCCTTGTCCCGACAGTCTGAGACTGCTTCAAACACCGCTGTCAGTCAATGGGCAATGGTTCCTACTGAATTGTCCGTCACCATTTCAGCTCTGGTTTTTGCACTTTTGGGTTCATCCTGGTAGCGATTCGTGAAGACCTatattcttcctttctttcttcagAACCTGAAGCAAGTgtaattatcattattttccCTCAGAGCTTTCTAAGCATACTTAGGAATGCGTGGAATTGACCCTTATACACCAGAAAATTGTACATAGATATGCTTACTTGTATGATGTATGACTTATAGAAAAGATTGCATCTCGTTTCCTTCGCCCTCGTCCCTCCAAGAATCTGAATCATGGCAACTCCTGCACGTTATAAATTATCCACAGGTACGAATAGTATTTTCCACTTCTATCCAGCTACAACCAACTCCTTTCCCCACCCCCTTCAAGCTCATCAGCTTCCTGACTTCACTCGCATCTTTCCATTTCCCGTGAGATGCATAAACGTTTGACATCGTCACATAAACGTAATCCTCACCTCCCCTCAGTTTGATCAACTTGGAAGCTGCAATTTCTGCCATCTCCAAGTTTTTACAAGCTTCACAGGCAGCGAGCAGTGCCCTCCAGACTGAAACACGTAAGCCGAACCCTAGCTCATGAATCATCCTCTCTGCCCTGCAAACCTCCCTGTTCTGCCCCATCACCCGAATCATTGAGCAACAGTGCTCTTCACTCGGTTTGATCCCGTAATCTTCCATCATTGATCTGAAGTAAGCAAGGGCAACCTCAAGGGGAACTTTACTGTGTGAACATGCAGATAAGATGTTAAGGAAGGTGATCCCATCAGGCTTTAAGTCTTTCCTCATCTGAAGTTGGTTAAAAAGATCAATGAGCTTATCAAAGTAGCCATTTCGACATAAACCCGTAGTGAGGGCATTCCAAGAGATTAAGTTCGTCCTGGGCAAGGACTGGAAAACCAATTCGGCCCTCAACATCTTCCCACACTTGGAGTACATGTCGATGAGAGCAGTCCCAACAACCACAGACACATCAAGACCATATCTGATCGTGCAACAATGAATTATCATCCCCCAATGCAATGCAGCTACTGTGGCAATCCCGCTAAGGATGCTTGAAAATGTGAACTGATCCATTTCCATCCCTTCCGAGTGCATTCTAGCAAAGAGAACCAGAGCTTCTCTAGCCCGACCTCGGTTCACACAGCCTGTAATTATTGAATTCCAAGAAGATGAGTTCGGGTCCGGCATGACGGAGAGAATATGATAAGCATCTTCTATGTTCCCAAACTGAGAAATGCCGTTGATCACTTCATTATACGAGATGGTATTGGGGGCAGGCATATCTTGAAGATAAGTGAATGCCTGCTCAAGTTTTTGGTTTCTGGAACAGGCTGCAATGACTGAATTCCACGATACGGTGTCCTTTAGGTCCATTCCATTGAAAACATCTGTCGCATCTTCAACCAATCCGCATTTCCCGTACATATCGATCAAGCAATTAGAGACAAAAGGGCTCGACTCTGTCCCGG is a genomic window containing:
- the LOC116205858 gene encoding metalloendoproteinase 1-MMP-like, whose protein sequence is MLPLSQQISSFFIFLSIILCLPYCFPARKVRDPEGKVKNIEIDSANLQRHSFSRLTHAGQGSRISGMSELKRYFHRFGYLPPQSGSNFTDEFDAELESAVATYQMRLGLQITRQLDPDTVLSLMSPRCGMKDKFPSSVHKKLFHVTRHYTFFQGMPRWERPQPVRLTYGFSPYHVIDKLSLDDVRAAFDRAFERWAQVIPVEFEESLDYETADVRIAFYLGDHGDGEPFDGVLGILGHSFSPEDGRLHLDGAEMWAVDFGTEPAPKAVDLESVATHEIGHILGLGHSSVKEAVMYPVLKPRTTKHDLALDDVEGVQTLYGSNPNYKLNSLSRQSETASNTAVSQWAMVPTELSVTISALVFALLGSSW
- the LOC116205857 gene encoding putative pentatricopeptide repeat-containing protein At5g47460; translated protein: MQRAVSISKRVQRFISKTAPSRFLLTAHFVSAACYHNRHESSIFNSRPDDDDEEEPPTIPLVRMIRASTSLVCDSHVLQLHSHVTKSGSVSDPFVSAALLSFYVKIGSLKTACNLFDEIPIPSVVSWNTLISAHVRSGEFSPALGLFIELDKSEACPDAYSLTAALTACGQLRMVQLGRSIHSRTIKAGTESSPFVSNCLIDMYGKCGLVEDATDVFNGMDLKDTVSWNSVIAACSRNQKLEQAFTYLQDMPAPNTISYNEVINGISQFGNIEDAYHILSVMPDPNSSSWNSIITGCVNRGRAREALVLFARMHSEGMEMDQFTFSSILSGIATVAALHWGMIIHCCTIRYGLDVSVVVGTALIDMYSKCGKMLRAELVFQSLPRTNLISWNALTTGLCRNGYFDKLIDLFNQLQMRKDLKPDGITFLNILSACSHSKVPLEVALAYFRSMMEDYGIKPSEEHCCSMIRVMGQNREVCRAERMIHELGFGLRVSVWRALLAACEACKNLEMAEIAASKLIKLRGGEDYVYVTMSNVYASHGKWKDASEVRKLMSLKGVGKGVGCSWIEVENTIRTCG